The genomic window CAGTTGCCCACAGCGATGTCGATCGTCTCACCAAAAATGCGGTAGCGGTGATCAGCGTAGGCAATGACTTGCGTGTTGCCCCCGCTGACGTACAGCACGACAGGGTTCTCGCTCTGCGTGACGACGCGGCCCATCTCGATGTGCCCGATGCAGTGGTTGACACCCACCAGCGGCTTCCCCCACAAGAGGGACAGCGTTTTGGCTACGGTGCAGCCGACAGAGAGCGGCGCGCCCATGCCAGGGCCTTTCGTGTACGAGATGATGTCGATGTCAGCCGGAGTCACTGCGGCATCGTGCATGGAGCGCTGCACGACCTGCAACACACACTGGGAGTGATGGATGGCCGTCTCGCGCGGCAGGAATCCGGTCCCAGGTGGAGTAATGTAGGTCTCGCGAACATTGGAGAGCACCGCACCAGTCTGGtccaccacccccacaccgATCTTGTTTGCGCTTCCCTCGATCCCCAGGGACAGTGTGCGCTTCATCTGTAAGAAGTCACGGCGCGAGTGCCGAGCTGAGACACAGGCGCACCGCACAAGCAGAAGAAATGGGAGGGATGGAAAAGgaggtgagagaagaggagtCTGTGCgacagtggaggagagaacgACTGTGAATGGGCTTCTCCTCGGCTCCACTAGGCGTGGCGGGTGGGGATGGAGGAGAGGCTGAGACTCATGATCGGAAGGAGGCTCAGTGTGGACTCGTAGGTGCGTAGCGACGGTCGGGGCCTTCCGACTTTTCCTGTTGTGTATTTTGATAtcggtgctgctgagatACACTACCAAACAGTGCCACGCTGACGCTCGCTACTTGGGCATGCCGAGATCGTCTCGTGCTGAGGTGCCCTCCGCCCTGCGCCTCGCCGCGTACGCACGTTGTCGCTCCACGTGCCATTTGCGCCGGCGAATGGAGGTGAAGGCGGGCGAGTACAAGGCGGTGGCTCGCTGGTAGGCGGAAACGTCGTGCTCGTTTCGCGCCGCGAACGCCGCACCGTACGCGATGCCGTCCGCGTAGACCTGCCGCTGAAGCTGAAGACGAGTGATTGCTAGTCGGAGCATGGAAGTGATGATTGCTGAGCGTTGAGGAAGCGCAACCGACGACACTACGAAGGTGCCATACCAGCCGTGCGTATCACACCAAAACAGGTAATTGGCGAAGCGAGATcaggtagagagagagaagagagtgcGCTACTGCCGTCCGCGCATTGGGGAAGAAGCGAGAAATCGACGACTATACACTTTAGAGCAGGAGAGGATCGCCGTGAGAGAGAAACCGCCGCCACACTTCCGCTCCCCTTCCCTGCAAATTCCTGAACTCACACGTGATGACTGTCTTTCCCTCAGGAAAATGAGTGCTTGCAGCATTTGTGTTGCTACAttcggcacagcagcaccatgaGCTGAAGAGTGAAGTGTCGGcatcggcggcagcgcatcgaCGCTCAGCGCGATGATTCGTTTTTGGATTAGTGGCAGGCAGCACAGCGATGCCCCCGCTCGTACAGATGGGCACAGACAAGTAAATGGATATACTGGACAACAATGCGTCGAAGCCACAGCGACGGCAACGACAACACGACAGGCGCTCTCAGTCAGGCATTTGACGCTGAGATGCCGCGTACGCTCTAAAAGAGATACTGCACCGCCTCTGGCTCGACGACCTCGTGGCGCTTGTGGACCAGCATGAGCGCCGCTGACACCACTAAGAACGGCACGATGAGCGTGTACTTGATGGCGTGCATAAAGTACATATTGAAGCTGAGGGAGATGGAGTCCGTGAACGACTGTCCGTTCGGCAGCGTGAGAACCACATTCAATGACGAGTACATCCTCTCTAAAGGTGCGCGCACCTTCACATTATGTGTCCCCGGTTTGTCGAAGCGCATGCGGTAGAGGCGGATACGAGTGCCGACGGTGATGTCGACGGCGTAGCTGCGGTTCATGATGACAGGCCGGGCATCGTAGATCGTAAACTCAACGTTGAACGTGTCGCCGCGAATGTCGCGGAAGGTGCGGAAGTTGGGGGATATGGAGATGCCAACGTGGTTCCCGCTCGCACTGCAGCCGTTAACCCCCTTCGTTTTGCTGGGCCAGGCGTTCATGGCAGTGTACGGTGTGGCCGTCTCGAAGACATAGACACCGCCATTGATGGTGGTCACGACGAGGTCCATCTGTCCGTTGCCCAACACATCGTCAGCGAGCACCATGGAGGAGGACTTCTCGTCGATGTCGATTGTCTGGACACAGCCggaggaggcacgcacaAGGTACACGCGGCCGTTGTGCGACGGCACCACAATATCGAGACCCTCGCCGAACATCATGCCGTTGAggttcagcagcagcactggcgcCACGATGGAGCCACCCGTCACAATGGGGAAGGACGGGAGCACGGTGCCGTCGGTGCCGCGCAGGGCGTAGATAAGACCCGAGGTGGTGCCAAAGACAACATCGACGACACCGTCGCCGTCAACGTCGCCGAAAGTGAGACGGTCGGCCACGCCACCGATCACATCCTTCTCCCACATGATAGTGCCAGAGGCGTTGTAGCACCGCACCTTTCCCTCCGTGTCGCCAATGCAGATATCGAGGGTGCCGTCGCCTGTGACGTCCTCCGCTGTCGGGCTGGCGGAGAGGGGCCCGAGCAGCACCGGCCACCCACCCAACGGTTTCCCATCCGCGGTGAAGCCAAACACAAAGCCGGGAGAGGTGCTGACAAACACTTCCATGGATCGGTCTTCGTCGGCGTTGATGATGAGCGGGGTGCTCAGGGCGTAGGCAGCGTTGGAGCTGTTCTTGGTTGATGCATGTAGCAAGTGGGCCCATCGTGTTTCGCCCGTGACAAGGTTCAGGCACACGACTGCCGTGGCGACGAAGTCGTGAGGGTCAACTCCGTCTGGAAACCGCTCCGGGTGCTTGTTGATCACGTCATTGCTGAAGAAGTAGCTAACATGCAGAATGACATCCAAGTCGCCGTTCTGGTCCACATCCGTTACCACCGGGGTAGCAAGGATGTGGGCATCCACCTTGATCTCGTCCTCACTGAGGATGATGTCGGCTGTCCGTCGCAAGTTGCGGCCCTCAAACATTGTCTCTTCCGAACCGGTAGCCAGATTCGAGGTCCGGTAAAGCTCTGGATGAAAGAGAAGGTCCAGAGAGGCACGCGCCTCCGGACTAAGGTGGCTGTTTGGTCCCACGTCCATCTCTGATTTCACCCATGGAGGACCCATCTCCTCGTCTATATCGAGCTCATCAGCGTCAAACAACGGGTTCGGTTTGTCCTCGATCACGTCCTGCTCCGAGACCTTTGCAAGAGTGTCGTAGTTTTCATCGTCCATATCCGCCGCTCCTGTCGGGGTGTGGCGTCGTCGAGTTAGGGAATGGCgactccgctgctgcagcacctcgtcaGGGGTGATTGTCAGGTCGTCCATGTGGCGCGCTCTCAAGATGTCCTCCAGAACAGTTCCGTTTTGGATTGGTGTGCCAGGGCGGATGTTGGCAGCTTGCTGAGGCGGCAGGTTGTCCCTCACCCAGTTCCTCTTCATGGTGAGCGGCGGCACCTGCAAATAGCCCTGCGCCTTGCCATCCGAGCCGAATATGACGAGCTCCCCGGTGTACAGTGCAACCAACCAATCAACCTGACCGTCTCCGTTCAGGTCCACGGGAAGGGGGCTCGCATATGTTTTCATGCGGGGGTGCATGAACGGGAAGCCGGGGATGTCCTCCCCGGTGGGTCCGTCCAGCGCCTCCAGGAACTGAGAGAAGGTGGGGATGAGCACTTCCTTGTGGCCGTCGTGCGCCAGATCCACGATGCGCGGTGTGGCGTATACGCTGCTGCCCACACGCGCTGACCAGCCCAGATTGAGACCAGAGTAGCACTGGCTCGTGCTGTTTGGGGTGAGCTGCTCTGCATATTGGGCCCTACCCACCACcatgaggagcagcgcacacAGCACCAGGGAAAAGGGCGCGATCATGACCTTCCTGCGCACCGCTGGAAAGAAGCGGGGCGGGTGCCAGCTGGGGAGATAGGAGGAAGGACTGAAATGGAGAAGCGGGGGAGTGCGTAAGAGGGACTTCCGTCAGCAATGGGCGCTTCTGCTGACCAAAACAATAGTGCGGTGCTGAGctcagagagagggagaggatgaagagagagagaggaggtgtggATGGCTGTTGCGGTGCAGCGCGTTCGCTCTGCGCGCCGTCACGCTCACAAAGAAGTGCGAGAGAAAGCTGGCCGAGAAAACTGAGCCGCCGGATACGAGGTTGTTTTGTCAagtgtgcagctgtgcggcggcAAACAACAGAAGGGTGCTTAGCAAAATGGCATTCAGCAGTGCAGAGAAGACGTCGCCGATACGCCTCATTCTCTCACTTTCAACTCCCGCTCCTTCAAGTGCGCAAACTGCGGCGTCGGTGCAGCCTTGCTCCGCACCTCTGCTGGAATCGGTCTTCTCTCGCCAATCGAGCGGAGCTCGCCGGGCTTCATGCCTTTGAGGAACGGCACCGCGTACGTCCCCATCCAAGACCAGAACACCAtaaaggcaaagaagagctTCCATGGGTACACACGGAGCTGATCGAGCCTCTCACGCCACGGCAGCGTGCGGTTGCGCTCGATGCGCTGACGGTCCTTCTGCAGAGCGTGGAGCAGATCAAAGCGCCGTTTGCCCTTCTTACAGCTACTCGTGGCATGCACAGTCGGTCGGCGCGGTACCACCCTGGGCTTCGCGAGCAGCATGCCGAGGCGCCGCAGCATGCCGATTCAAGCCCGATAGATATACAATGTGAATGCGTGATACCCAACAGCGCGTCTTCCATCTCTTTGCCACTGTCGTTTGTGCGTGAAGGGAGGCGTGCGAGCGTTGAGATGtcacggaggaggaagagaggagggggaaggacATTCGAGGGAGAGTCGAGTAAGAATGGGCTCCAAAGGAAAACACAGCTCATCTCAGTTATTGTTGTTAACCAACCCCGGCGGGCAGAACGACTACTCTCGCAGGCGTGCGCTCTGGGAGTACACGcctgcgccccctccccccgtaGTGCGTCGCAGTCCCAATGCAGGCAGTGGCGCAAACACGAGACCAACACGACGACACCCAAGTCAGCGCTACGGCTCACACGGTAGCCATCAAACACCTCAACGTGGCGCACTAACGCAGAAAGGGGTGAGAAgaacaagagcagcaggctttcaccaccacctcacaGATGCGAATGCGCGAGGAAAACACACTACAGTACTTCGCAGCACTGTCATTACATCGGGACCGAGCTCAATGGACCACGCGGCGACGAGGTGGGGCGCACGTGAGATGTCACGTACTGTCGCATCTCGTGCTTCCACttgagcagctcctccgcgaTGCGGCCATTTTCTTCGATCAGCGTATTCCGCTCGTCCGCGAGTCGCGTACACTCACTGGTGAGGCGGTCGTTCTCGTCGGACAGCTGCTGCAAGTCGCTGACAATGCCGCCCGAATCAGTGCTGCAGCCAACAGTGACACCCGCGCcccgctgcgtcgctgcagtgacggcctcctgcagctgcccgaTCTCCcgcgcgtgcgcctcctcttgCGCCATCATGTCCTCTAGCGTGTGCGTCAACGATACGCACTGACGCTCCGCCTTTtcacgcagccgctccgATTGCGCCAAGTTGGTCGAGAGGCGTTGGCACTCCTGCTGGTAGTAGCAGACCGAATCGCGCAACTGCTCCACCTCCGTGGCGAGCCGTGCCAcctcgcggtccgccgcctccctgGCAAGGCGCTCCGCCTGTATCTCGTCTCGCAGCTTGTGTATGCGGCTCTTCGTCTCTGCGCTAAGTGAGGCCGTGTAGCGCGACTGCATGGAGCGCCCTTCTTCCTCTATCCGCCGTAGCTGTTCCTCAATCTCGACTCGTCGCatcttctcctgctgcagcgcacgctTGTGATCCTCCTTGACCCCCTCCaacgcgcggcggcagcgctccaCCTCGTGCTGTTGCTCCTCCACCTGTTCCTTCATCCGGTCCTGCAGAACCGCCTGAACTTGCTgggcctcgcgcagctgcactcCTTGAGCGAGGTCCTTATCCGTCAGTGCCTTCTTGAACTGCGCAATGTCCTCATTGAGCTCTGCGATGCGCTTCTCGTAGTCGGCGCGGTCGCGGCGAGCGGTATCGCCCGCATTGGCTGCCTGCTCAACTGCCTGGCGTCttgcctccaccgccaccgtcacctcATTTCGCAGCTGCGTGTTGAGAAACTGCAGGTGGTCGCGCTGACGTTTCACCTCTTCTGTCAATGCCACCGCCcgctccaccttctccctttcactGGCCACCCTATCTGCGTACTCGGACTCCATGGAGCGTTGGTGTTGCTCCATCGCATTGACGTCGTAGAGAAGTGACTGCAACTGCGTCTTCACCTTTTCCATCTCCCTCTGCTTGTTGCTGTAGAGCTGCTTGTATTGGTCCGCCGCGGACTGGCAGCTCTCGCACTGCTCCACTGCCTCCCCTATCTGCCGCTGTGCCTCTTTCATCTCCGCGAAGGTCGCGTCCAGTGTGCGCTGGAACCCAAGCTGCTTGCTCTCTAGCTCCTTGCGCAGCATGTCGACGGtgagctgcagccgcaccgcctccgaTGCATCGGCACTGCTTTGCACGCTTCGCATCTTTTGATTCTCCCGGCTGAGGAAGGTCACTTCGTCTTGCAGGCGCGTGTTTTCCTGCTGCAGTCGTCGCACACGAGGGTCAACGGACGTGGTGGATAAGATGTGGTTCACCGACTGCCGCGGCTCGCTCTCGCCAAACTGTGTTTTCAGAGCgggtggcgcggcgccacgccACGGGCTGAGCCGACAGCTTCCTCGCTGACTGGTCATGCTcatgcggcgccgctcctccagtcgcagctgcgcgcggacGAGGAGCTCGTCAGTCGCGTTGTCCACTGCAGACACCCGTAGCCCCGAGGCGTCGGCAACGTCGCTACTACTGTTTGCCCACACTTGCGATGTGCCAGAGGCCCGCTGTCGCTGgcctgctgccgcctggCGCGGGGGAAGCGGCAGTACGTGTTGCACAAACTCATCGCTCGCTCGATCTTCTTCGTCGTCACCGTGGCTCAGTGCCGCGCCCACGCGCACTGCGTGCGGTGTCGCGTAAGGTGGAATCGCTGACGGGGAAGGCTGCGTCTGCAGAGAAGGGCAGGAGGAATGCGCAATTGGGGTCGAGGAAGCGGGCACtcctggtgctgccgcacacGCCGCGGCCGACCTCTTGCGCTTCGACAAGGATGCGGGCGGTGTGGatgactgctgctgcggcggcagctgttCTGTTGCCTCTGGTTTGACAGTGGTGACCGATGGCGGAGTCGGCGACGGTGAGGAAGCGCTCTTCACAGTGGTCACGGGAAGCGCCTGCTTgagtgctgccgccagtgAATGTGCGGGATGCGCAGCCTGTGGCGGTGACTCTCTTTGACGGAGAGTGGCCGGCACAACAATTTTCTCCGATTGTTGCGAGCAGTCGTGGTCCGTCTCGAAGGCGATGCTGTCAGAGTTGTCGGTTGTGGTGGCCGTTTTAGCGTTCAGCTTCGGCGCCACCTTTTTAGGCGGCAGTTCTTCGTGAAACTCAAAGTCGCTATCCGAGTCCACCTCGTCGAAGCGCTTGACGCGGGCGGCTGCTTTGCGCATTGTGTAAGAGAATCACAGGTGATGGACAAGTCGGAGGGTGTATTGCATGGAGAATAAATTGGGAGAAAGATGAAGTCAGAGCCCTCGGCGTGAGCGTCTGAGTCCAGTGTGCTTGATACGATGAGGAGCGAAGGAGAACTCACAATTTTCCATGTGAAACACTGCAAGGCTGCCACCCAATCCTTCggcgctcttttcttctaCCAGAGCgtgagaggaggacggcgagcgatggcagcggctgtAGGGCAGGAGATAGTGTGAGCTAGTAGCTGAGGGTAGTGTTCGGCATCGCAGGACAACGACAACCAACTTAGAGTGAGCTACCTTGGATAGGATGCCCTTGCTGGCGTGGAGACGGTTGAGGGTGCAAGGAAGCAGCATACAGGCGCGAAGCAGAGCGAGTACCGTTCGTTTGAAGGACGGGGGCCCCATGAAAGCGCGGACAGAGATGCGCTGCTCTACAAAGGCGGTGCGTCGGTAGTGTGGTCGATTTGTGGGCACGAGAGGCAACTACACATCGCACGTACATAAGGAAGAGAGCAGGCCGGGCGCATTTGCTACGTCTCGCGCCAATCGCGCATCGAGGGAGAGtcccgctccccctccccacacgtCCTGACACCGCTTGCCTCGTTCCCCTTAGCCGCAAGTGagggcgcgcagcagcaaccccACGCTCTGCGAGCACCTCGGGGAACTCTAAAGCGGAATAACCGGCGCTCGTGTGAGGGGGCAGCGACTGCGATAGAGCAGGACGTAGGCGATGTGCGCTTCCCCGGCACCGCGCAGCCGCCTCACGTCCTCCTTCGAGACAGCCGCCACGTTCTCGTCGTCGTAGACAAGCCACGCGTCTGCCTTCCTACCCCAATACACATAGTGGCCTCCATCTGCGCTGCGGCCCTTGTGCGAGATGACGCCGCACAGCTCATAGTAACCGCTCTCGTTCTTGAGGATGAGGGGCACCTTCTCCTGCTCCGGTGTGTCCGCTGGCGACGACTCCCTTTCCGCtcgagggcggcggcgccgctccaaCTCCTTGTCGCGCCGCTCTTGGAGAATCTCGCGCACCGGTTTCTCTGAGGCCTTGAGCGCTTCGGTGGAGACAATGGCGGTGTCGAGGATGAAGGGGAACGTGATGGGCTTGAGAatcttcgccttcttctgGATGTCCACGCGCCAGGAGAAGCGGACCAGGTGCACAAAGACGTACTCCGGCGCTTCGCTCAGTTTGCTGACGCGAGTGAATTGGGCGGCGTCCTTCTGCAGTGCCTCGCAAGGTGCAGTGAAGCGCTCGTCGAAGGCATGCTCGAGCCCCGCCTCCAGCGTCTGCACCTCGCCCGTGATGTTGCAGGACAGCATCGTGAAGGGCACCTCGGACTCCTTGCCCTTGTCAGTCGGGTCGTCAACACAGGTGAGGGTCTGGTGCATCTTGCCTTCAAAGAGATGCGCGTACTTCTCGGGTAGAACAGAGTTTACAGCCTGGAGCAGCACGTTGAGCACCTCCTGCGAGTCCTGCTGCATGAAACCGCCATGCTCGTCGCGCTCACCAAACGTTGGATTGGTCTGCACCAGCGTCGtccagagctgcagcggcatcacCGCCTCCTTGGTGCTCTCTAacgactgcagcacggcaCTGAGCTGGCGCAGAAGTGCGTTGTCGCCACGGTACGCCTCGAGCACTTCGCGAATCTCCGGAATGGTGCGCAGCATCTGCAGCGCCGAGTTCAGGTAGCACGTGTTGGCGATATTTCTCAAACCATTC from Leishmania braziliensis MHOM/BR/75/M2904 complete genome, chromosome 31 includes these protein-coding regions:
- a CDS encoding putative ubiquitin hydrolase; the protein is MQRRTATHRSSSSPPHRSPAYPSSHHPLSQSFHHRLLTLSLMLAEIKVKWGKEDLTMEVDLGSTVGALKEALKAKTGVPVEKQKLMGLKPATSKDDATLSAAGLAPGKTVMLIGSAESAVAVPTVQAAAGEANKTGGFTETTTTSNGLRNIANTCYLNSALQMLRTIPEIREVLEAYRGDNALLRQLSAVLQSLESTKEAVMPLQLWTTLVQTNPTFGERDEHGGFMQQDSQEVLNVLLQAVNSVLPEKYAHLFEGKMHQTLTCVDDPTDKGKESEVPFTMLSCNITGEVQTLEAGLEHAFDERFTAPCEALQKDAAQFTRVSKLSEAPEYVFVHLVRFSWRVDIQKKAKILKPITFPFILDTAIVSTEALKASEKPVREILQERRDKELERRRRPRAERESSPADTPEQEKVPLILKNESGYYELCGVISHKGRSADGGHYVYWGRKADAWLVYDDENVAAVSKEDVRRLRGAGEAHIAYVLLYRSRCPLTRAPVIPL
- a CDS encoding putative FG-GAP repeat protein, with translation MIAPFSLVLCALLLMVVGRAQYAEQLTPNSTSQCYSGLNLGWSARVGSSVYATPRIVDLAHDGHKEVLIPTFSQFLEALDGPTGEDIPGFPFMHPRMKTYASPLPVDLNGDGQVDWLVALYTGELVIFGSDGKAQGYLQVPPLTMKRNWVRDNLPPQQAANIRPGTPIQNGTVLEDILRARHMDDLTITPDEVLQQRSRHSLTRRRHTPTGAADMDDENYDTLAKVSEQDVIEDKPNPLFDADELDIDEEMGPPWVKSEMDVGPNSHLSPEARASLDLLFHPELYRTSNLATGSEETMFEGRNLRRTADIILSEDEIKVDAHILATPVVTDVDQNGDLDVILHVSYFFSNDVINKHPERFPDGVDPHDFVATAVVCLNLVTGETRWAHLLHASTKNSSNAAYALSTPLIINADEDRSMEVFVSTSPGFVFGFTADGKPLGGWPVLLGPLSASPTAEDVTGDGTLDICIGDTEGKVRCYNASGTIMWEKDVIGGVADRLTFGDVDGDGVVDVVFGTTSGLIYALRGTDGTVLPSFPIVTGGSIVAPVLLLNLNGMMFGEGLDIVVPSHNGRVYLVRASSGCVQTIDIDEKSSSMVLADDVLGNGQMDLVVTTINGGVYVFETATPYTAMNAWPSKTKGVNGCSASGNHVGISISPNFRTFRDIRGDTFNVEFTIYDARPVIMNRSYAVDITVGTRIRLYRMRFDKPGTHNVKVRAPLERMYSSLNVVLTLPNGQSFTDSISLSFNMYFMHAIKYTLIVPFLVVSAALMLVHKRHEVVEPEAVQYLF